The Chionomys nivalis chromosome 10, mChiNiv1.1, whole genome shotgun sequence genome segment AATGGAGAACATACATCAGGTCTTAGAAGATTTTTCTCAGTGGAAACAAGTCAGTCTTTCTCAGGTACCTCATGACACAGCCCATATTTTCATTAGAAGCTCACTTATAAGTGTGCTTGGTATAGCCTATGTTGCAGGAATATGTCATCCTCCTCTTGACTGTGGGGTGGAAAATTTCCAAGGAGACTCCTGGTCTCTTTTTGCCAACACTGTGGCCCATGAGTTAGGTCACACTCTCGGTATGCAGCATGATGAAGATTCCTGTTCTTGTGGGGAAAGAGGTTGTGTCATGAGTACTTTCAGAGTACCAGCAGAGAGATTCACCAACTGTAGCTATAGCGATTTTATGAAGACTACTTTAAACCAAGGAACTTGTTTGCACAATCATCCAAGACCAGGGGCAGTCTTTCTGGTGAAGCGCTGTGGGAATGGTATGGTTGAAAAAGAAGAGGAGTGTGACTGTGGATCTATACATGAGTGTGAGCAAGATCCCTGTTGTTCGTTGAACTGTAAACTGAGGCCTGGGGCTGCATGTGCTTTTGGACTTTGTTGCAAAGACTGCAAACTCATGCTATCAggggaactctgtagaccaaaagTCAATGAATGTGACCTTCCAGAATGGTGCAATGGAACATCCCACCAGTGCCCAGAAGATGGCTTTGTACAGAATGGGGTCTCCTGTGGTGTCAGTGCCTACTGCTATCAAAAGCAGTGTAATAACCATGACCAACAATGCAGGGAGATTTTTGGCAAAGGGGCAAGAAGTGCATCTCATAACTGTTACAaagaaatgaactcacagggaaaCAGATTTGGCCACTGTGGCACAAATGGCACAGAATACCTAAAATGCAGAATGTCAGATATATTTTGTGGGAAAGTCCAGTGTGCAAACGTGGAGGACATTCTCCATCTCCAGACTCATTCTGTTTTGCAGAAGTTTTATGCCAATGGCGACAGCTGCTGGAGCACTGACCACCATTTGGGGACGGCTGAGCCTGATGTTGGTGAAGTGAAAGACGGCACCACCTGCGGAAAAGAAAAGATCTGTATACACAGGAAGTGTATCAGCCTGCCTGTCCTTTCAAATTCCTGTCTTCCTGAGACTTGTAATGGGAAGGGGATATGTAATAACAAACATCACTGCCACTGTGACTATGGGTGGTCCATGCCTTTCTGCCTGCACAGGGGCTATGGAGGAAGTATTGACAGTGGTCCAACATCTCCAAAAAGAAGAGTCAATATTATGGAATTGTCAATAATTTTgactgttttgtttattataactTGTCTGTTAATAGCTGGACTTTATAAACTATATCATTGGTCCCAAAGAGACTAAGGCTTGTTCACCTGGTTAAGAGATTATTTGACTTAACATCTTATATATTAAGTTTGGCAACAAAAACATTATTAGATATGTGAATCTAAGCATATTTGAGAGTTTATAGAATGATGAGTGTACCTTCCCCTTCATCAGTATCAGAAACATTGTCAACAGATACAGGTAAttcttaatgtgttcttggatgttGTTTATTATATTAAGCAGCAAATAAAACTTACTGAGAAATGATAATATCTGACCCACCCAACTGCTTGAATTTATttgacaaacaaaagcaaagaggaaATCTTTGTTAATTGttgtttctttcattaaaaactcATGACCTTGTTTCCCACATATCCAGTGGCCtggcttttctattttctttgctgTTATCTGGCAGTGGCAGTTTAGGAACCCTTTTGGAGTCTttctgtgaatatatatatgtatatgtatatatatatatatatatatatgtatatatatatatatatccatatccCATGGAAGAGGattgttttatatgttttgttCATTATCTTTTTCTGCACAGTACCCAATTCAACAGACATTTGAATGAAGAGGAATATTAATtgcataaaatattaaattagtaGAAAAAGGATGCCTGTTTATTCATTTTGGAGATGTCACCCTGGCCCTCTGTTCAAACCTACTAGA includes the following:
- the LOC130882204 gene encoding LOW QUALITY PROTEIN: disintegrin and metalloproteinase domain-containing protein 21-like (The sequence of the model RefSeq protein was modified relative to this genomic sequence to represent the inferred CDS: inserted 2 bases in 1 codon), with translation MRVTLLLLCLKVFLSSIELSQTGSTQYLSSPEVVIPRKVTSRARGTKNSGWLSYSLMFGGQRHIVHMRVKKLLVSTHFSVLTYREEHALLKDYPFVPSDCYYHGFVEGAPESLVAFSACNGGFRGVLQMNGFSYEIKPIRHSSTFEHIVYTLNNDKTQCPPMMCGLTDKRMPYQHFEHEDPEKPSVKQNSGKLWKDSWFLELAVVVDYGFFTYSQRNLSKVREDVVLIVNMVDSMYRQLNTYVTLMGIEIWNRGNVFPMENIHQVLEDFSQWKQVSLSQVPHDTAHIFIRSSLISVLGIAYVAGICHPPLDCGVENFQGDSWSLFANTVAHELGHTLGMQHDEDSCSCGERGCVMSTFRVPAERFTNCSYSDFMKTTLNQGTCLHNHPRPGAVFLVKRCGNGMVEKEEECDCGSIHECEQDPCCSLNCKLRPGAACAFGLCCKDCKLMLSGELCRPKVNECDLPEWCNGTSHQCPEDGFVQNGVSCGVSAYCYQKQCNNHDQQCREIFGKGARSASHNCYKEMNSQGNRFGHCGTNGTEYLKCRMSDIFCGKVQCANVEDILHLQTHSVLQKFYANGDSCWSTDHHLGTAEPDVGEVKDGTTCGKEKICIHRKCISLPVLSNSCLPETCNGKGICNNKHHCHCDYGWSMPFCLHRGYGGSIDSGPTSPKRRVNIMELSIILTVLFIITCLLIAGLYKLYXIGPKETKACSPG